One region of Haladaptatus cibarius D43 genomic DNA includes:
- a CDS encoding M28 family metallopeptidase, whose amino-acid sequence MADEAHTALAEMWQDDYPWQFLTKLTELENRMGGHPGERRAAELVTEGFERAGARNAHTESFDMDCWSRGSARFAVTDPVERSFETIALPYSPAGDVRGELVDVGHGMPDEIDEKDVAGKIAVASTTTPAGSRFIHRMEKFGYAAAAGAEGFIFHNHVSGQLPPTGSLTFGNETAIPGVGVSKETGAWLTEYAGKNATARLTVDADTEPGTSHNAIAELGPDTEEEIVVVAHLDSHDIAEGALDNGCGITVVVAMAHLLAETNLDTRVRLAGVGCEEIGLLGAKALAGSLDTDNVKAVVNIDGAGRFRDMRAYLHDSETMRDVVETVSEQANQPIHQQDNVHPFSDHWPFLMRGVPALQLHSEQDHSAPGSRGRGWGHTHADTRDKVDDRNLREHAMLAALLIQEVASRDEIPRPTTESLTENLRENEFEEGMRAAGIWPEKWN is encoded by the coding sequence ATGGCTGACGAGGCACACACAGCGCTCGCCGAAATGTGGCAGGATGACTATCCGTGGCAATTTCTGACGAAACTGACCGAACTCGAAAACCGGATGGGCGGCCATCCCGGCGAGAGACGGGCCGCCGAACTCGTCACCGAAGGGTTCGAGCGCGCCGGGGCGCGAAACGCCCACACCGAATCGTTCGACATGGACTGCTGGTCGCGGGGTTCCGCACGATTTGCCGTCACCGACCCGGTTGAACGCTCGTTCGAAACCATCGCACTGCCGTACTCGCCCGCTGGCGACGTTCGCGGCGAGTTGGTCGATGTCGGCCACGGGATGCCCGACGAGATAGACGAGAAGGACGTGGCCGGGAAAATCGCTGTCGCCAGTACGACGACGCCCGCGGGAAGTCGGTTCATCCATCGAATGGAGAAGTTCGGCTACGCCGCCGCCGCGGGTGCGGAGGGATTCATCTTCCACAACCACGTTTCGGGACAACTGCCACCCACGGGGTCGCTCACCTTCGGTAACGAAACCGCGATTCCCGGCGTCGGCGTGAGCAAGGAAACCGGCGCGTGGTTGACCGAATACGCCGGCAAAAACGCGACCGCGAGACTCACTGTCGATGCGGACACGGAACCGGGAACGAGCCACAACGCCATCGCGGAACTCGGCCCGGACACCGAAGAGGAAATCGTGGTCGTCGCACACCTCGATTCGCACGACATCGCCGAAGGTGCACTGGACAACGGCTGTGGTATCACCGTCGTCGTTGCGATGGCCCACCTGCTCGCAGAGACGAACCTCGACACGCGGGTTCGGCTTGCAGGGGTCGGCTGTGAGGAAATCGGCCTTCTCGGAGCCAAGGCACTGGCCGGGTCGCTCGACACCGACAACGTGAAAGCGGTGGTCAACATCGACGGCGCGGGTCGATTCCGCGACATGCGGGCGTATCTCCACGACTCCGAAACGATGCGCGACGTGGTCGAAACCGTCTCCGAGCAGGCGAACCAGCCCATTCACCAGCAGGACAACGTCCATCCCTTCAGCGACCACTGGCCATTTTTGATGCGGGGCGTTCCGGCCCTCCAACTGCACAGCGAACAAGACCACAGCGCGCCGGGTTCGCGTGGGCGTGGCTGGGGCCACACCCACGCAGACACGCGGGACAAGGTGGACGACAGAAATCTCCGCGAACACGCCATGCTGGCCGCGCTGTTGATTCAGGAAGTCGCCTCGCGCGACGAGATTCCGCGACCGACCACCGAGAGTCTGACGGAGAACCTCCGCGAAAACGAGTTCGAGGAAGGGATGCGGGCCGCCGGAATCTGGCCCGAGAAGTGGAATTAG
- the pepF gene encoding oligoendopeptidase F, with amino-acid sequence MSSVPERSDIDTQYKWDLESIYTSDEEWEEAYEEVEDRLSDLEAYEGQATEDGETLLSVLELSDELGREVAMVASYARMRSDEDTSDQQYQALSTRAQSLASRAQSAGSFIEPEVQSLGRDELDRMIAETDGLEQYDHYLDDVMRMKEHTRSAEIENLLAEFGEVTGASGEIYNMLSNADMEFPTVEDPDGDAVEITQSNFVNLLKNPDREFRQSVYEGYFDEWADVRNSVGAAYKNSAKADVKYARARNYDTAREAALDGPNVPPKVYDNLLETVRDNLDKLHRHAELKRESLGVDELQMWDVYMPMTESESPDLDYDQAVEYVVEAVGALGEDYQSRVAAGIESRWIDVYESQDKRAGAYSGGTYDTQPFILMNYQDDISSMYTLAHELGHSLHSQLTSEIQPYVYGGYEIFVAEVASTVNEALLTHHLLETVDDPEFRLHVLNEYLERFRSTLYRQTLFADFEYQAHQVVENGEALTPDRLDSIYGDLKREFYEPAVVDDRIEREWMRIPHFYRAYYVYQYSTGISAAVALADKILDEGEPAAERYLDFLSSGSREYPLELLRDAGVDMASPEPIQRALDVYDTHLDEMEELI; translated from the coding sequence ATGAGTTCTGTACCCGAACGAAGCGACATCGATACGCAGTACAAATGGGATTTGGAGAGCATCTACACGAGCGACGAAGAGTGGGAGGAAGCCTACGAAGAAGTCGAAGACAGGCTCTCCGACCTCGAAGCATACGAGGGACAAGCAACGGAAGACGGCGAGACTCTCCTTTCGGTGTTGGAACTCTCGGACGAACTCGGACGCGAAGTCGCAATGGTCGCGTCCTACGCACGAATGCGAAGCGACGAGGACACGTCAGACCAGCAGTATCAGGCACTGTCCACCCGTGCACAGTCGCTCGCCTCGCGCGCACAGAGTGCAGGCAGTTTCATCGAACCGGAAGTACAGTCTCTCGGCCGTGACGAACTCGACCGCATGATTGCGGAGACAGACGGCCTCGAACAGTACGACCACTATCTGGACGACGTGATGCGGATGAAAGAGCACACTCGCTCGGCCGAAATAGAGAACCTCCTCGCGGAGTTCGGCGAAGTCACCGGCGCGTCCGGCGAGATTTACAACATGCTCTCGAATGCGGACATGGAGTTCCCGACGGTCGAAGACCCCGACGGAGACGCGGTCGAAATCACGCAGAGCAACTTCGTCAACCTGCTCAAAAACCCAGACCGCGAGTTCCGCCAGTCGGTGTACGAAGGCTACTTCGACGAATGGGCTGACGTGCGAAATTCGGTCGGCGCGGCCTACAAAAACAGCGCCAAGGCCGACGTGAAATACGCCCGTGCCCGAAACTACGACACCGCGCGAGAGGCGGCACTGGACGGGCCGAACGTCCCGCCGAAGGTGTACGACAACCTGTTGGAGACGGTGCGCGACAACCTCGACAAACTCCACCGCCACGCTGAACTCAAACGCGAAAGCCTCGGCGTAGACGAACTCCAGATGTGGGACGTGTACATGCCGATGACCGAATCGGAGAGTCCCGACCTCGACTACGACCAAGCGGTCGAGTACGTCGTCGAGGCAGTCGGCGCGCTCGGCGAGGATTATCAGTCGAGAGTCGCAGCGGGTATCGAATCGCGCTGGATAGACGTGTACGAGTCACAGGACAAGCGAGCGGGAGCGTACAGCGGCGGCACCTACGACACCCAGCCGTTCATCCTGATGAACTATCAGGACGACATCTCATCGATGTACACCCTCGCGCACGAACTCGGCCACTCGCTCCACTCCCAACTGACGAGCGAGATACAGCCCTACGTGTACGGCGGCTACGAAATCTTCGTCGCCGAGGTTGCCAGCACGGTCAACGAAGCGCTGCTGACCCATCACCTGCTCGAAACCGTAGACGACCCCGAGTTCCGTCTGCACGTCCTGAACGAGTATCTAGAGCGGTTCCGTTCGACGCTCTATCGCCAGACGCTCTTCGCAGACTTCGAGTACCAAGCCCATCAGGTCGTGGAAAACGGCGAGGCGCTCACGCCTGACCGACTGGACAGCATTTACGGCGACCTCAAACGCGAGTTCTACGAGCCAGCCGTCGTGGACGACCGAATCGAGCGCGAGTGGATGCGCATCCCACACTTCTACCGCGCCTACTACGTCTACCAGTACAGTACAGGCATCAGCGCCGCCGTTGCGCTGGCCGACAAGATTCTGGACGAAGGCGAACCCGCCGCGGAACGCTACCTCGACTTCCTGAGCAGTGGGTCGCGGGAGTATCCACTCGAACTCCTCCGTGATGCGGGCGTCGATATGGCGTCACCCGAACCCATCCAACGCGCGCTCGACGTGTACGATACGCATCTCGACGAGATGGAAGAGCTGATTTAG
- the pan2 gene encoding proteasome-activating nucleotidase Pan2, whose translation MSRSPSVPDRPTLELDPEMSDEERLAALQEHFTDIVKVNEKLRERVENAGDRREDLAGEVDRLQRENETLKTTSLYVATVEDVTDDGVIIKQHGNNQEVLTDVAVQLREDIEAGDRVAVNDSFTIERLLDSETDARAQAMEVDASPEVSYEDIGGIEEQVREVREAVEEPLVNPEQFEAAGIEPPSGVLLHGPPGTGKTMLAKAVANQTDATFIKMAGSELVQKFIGEGAKLVRDLFSLASEREPAVIFIDEIDAVASKRTDSKTSGDAEVQRTMMQLLSEMDGFEDRGEIRIIAATNRFDMLDNAILRPGRFDRLIEVPNPDDEGRRRVLEIHTRDMNLSDDVDFDHLAEATEGFSGAEIESLTTESGMFAIRDGRTEVTMDDFTGALKKIEAGDDTAVPNLRYAY comes from the coding sequence ATGTCGCGCAGTCCATCTGTCCCTGATAGACCAACACTCGAACTTGACCCGGAGATGTCCGACGAGGAGCGTCTTGCGGCGCTTCAAGAACATTTCACGGACATCGTGAAGGTCAACGAAAAACTGCGCGAGCGTGTCGAAAACGCCGGTGACCGTCGTGAAGACCTCGCCGGCGAAGTTGACCGACTCCAGCGTGAAAACGAGACGCTGAAGACGACTTCGCTGTACGTCGCCACGGTCGAGGACGTGACCGACGACGGCGTCATCATCAAACAACACGGCAACAATCAAGAGGTGCTGACCGACGTTGCAGTGCAGTTGCGAGAAGACATCGAAGCGGGCGACCGAGTCGCAGTCAACGACTCGTTCACCATCGAGCGACTGCTCGATTCGGAGACGGACGCGCGAGCGCAAGCGATGGAAGTGGACGCATCGCCGGAAGTGAGCTACGAGGACATCGGCGGCATCGAAGAACAGGTTCGGGAAGTCCGCGAAGCGGTCGAAGAACCGCTCGTCAACCCCGAGCAGTTCGAAGCCGCGGGTATCGAACCACCGAGCGGCGTCCTTCTCCACGGGCCACCGGGAACCGGGAAGACGATGCTGGCGAAAGCAGTCGCCAATCAGACCGACGCGACCTTCATCAAGATGGCCGGGTCGGAACTAGTCCAGAAATTCATCGGTGAAGGTGCGAAACTCGTCCGCGACCTGTTCTCGCTTGCATCGGAGCGCGAACCGGCAGTCATCTTCATCGACGAAATCGACGCCGTCGCGTCGAAGCGCACCGACTCGAAAACGTCGGGCGACGCCGAAGTTCAGCGGACGATGATGCAGTTGCTCTCGGAGATGGACGGCTTCGAAGACCGCGGCGAAATTCGCATCATCGCGGCCACCAACCGCTTCGACATGCTCGACAACGCAATCCTTCGCCCGGGTCGCTTCGACCGCCTCATCGAAGTGCCGAACCCGGACGACGAGGGTCGCCGCCGCGTCCTCGAAATCCACACTCGGGATATGAATCTCTCGGACGACGTGGACTTCGACCACCTCGCCGAGGCGACCGAGGGATTCAGCGGTGCCGAAATCGAGAGCTTGACGACCGAATCCGGGATGTTCGCCATCCGCGACGGCCGCACCGAAGTCACCATGGACGACTTCACAGGTGCCTTGAAGAAAATCGAGGCCGGCGACGACACCGCGGTTCCGAACCTGCGGTACGCGTATTAA
- a CDS encoding BGTF surface domain-containing protein, producing MMSHNYASAVLTALVVISLFSGATAATSVTHSLADRSMEATSDVPFDHSKIEANNSSVSLDGGGDRFAFDTAANQTVRGQTTFEPGTELLVQIHARGQFFKTQTVAVQSDGSFTGLFDFTGYEPGVEFGVVVAAAAERNATEPTPLAVSDGVLREGPASATTTGTLSTMLETTKTTAVDDAGAKTESDTGTEVTTESDTRTEAATETETETEAAMEMESETQTSTSADGVEATSETTAQSSDSGGQPGFGLFVALAALAGIVVFSRRY from the coding sequence ATGATGAGTCACAACTACGCCTCGGCAGTCCTCACGGCCCTCGTCGTGATTTCGCTTTTCAGCGGCGCGACGGCCGCGACCAGTGTAACCCACTCGCTTGCCGACCGCTCGATGGAAGCGACATCCGACGTTCCGTTCGACCACAGCAAAATCGAAGCGAACAACAGTTCCGTTTCGCTGGACGGCGGCGGCGACCGCTTTGCCTTCGACACTGCCGCAAATCAGACCGTTCGCGGTCAGACGACCTTCGAGCCCGGAACCGAACTCCTCGTTCAAATCCACGCCAGAGGACAGTTCTTCAAGACACAAACGGTCGCGGTACAGTCCGACGGGTCGTTCACCGGACTGTTCGATTTCACCGGCTACGAACCCGGTGTCGAGTTCGGAGTCGTCGTCGCCGCCGCGGCGGAGCGCAACGCAACGGAACCGACACCGCTCGCCGTCTCCGATGGCGTCCTTCGAGAAGGGCCAGCGTCGGCGACGACCACGGGGACGCTGTCAACGATGCTAGAAACGACGAAAACGACGGCGGTGGACGACGCCGGGGCAAAAACGGAATCCGACACCGGAACGGAGGTCACAACCGAATCCGACACTCGAACTGAAGCGGCGACCGAGACGGAAACCGAAACTGAAGCTGCGATGGAAATGGAATCCGAAACCCAAACGAGCACCTCGGCGGACGGTGTGGAAGCGACTTCCGAAACGACAGCGCAATCGAGCGACAGCGGCGGTCAACCCGGCTTCGGACTGTTCGTCGCACTCGCCGCACTCGCCGGAATCGTAGTTTTTTCTCGGCGATACTGA
- a CDS encoding CPBP family intramembrane glutamic endopeptidase — protein MEDGTATGVGGDSSSHTSPVQMVLAVFIGTVVGLSGLAAISLWATAFILVLGPNTIGPMEELAVSTLSLGLGTGTVAALFMAGRGYGLSHLDFKLPDVSGFVYVIVGTIALLALQIVAGIVMTQFGISTAEHSIQQQASQGNPEILLLLIPAALLIIGPGEELLYRNIIQKSLYDTFSKRNAVVIASVIFALAHIPAYAMGSTLMGTAATLVIIFLLALLLGTIYLKTGNVTVPALIHGSYDAVLFGLMYLQITGQL, from the coding sequence ATGGAAGACGGTACAGCGACAGGTGTCGGCGGTGATTCTTCGAGCCACACTTCGCCCGTCCAGATGGTGCTTGCAGTTTTCATCGGAACTGTTGTCGGACTCTCGGGGTTGGCCGCAATCTCGTTGTGGGCGACGGCGTTCATTCTCGTTCTCGGCCCGAACACTATCGGGCCGATGGAAGAACTCGCCGTTTCCACGCTCTCGCTTGGCCTCGGGACGGGAACGGTCGCAGCACTGTTCATGGCTGGTCGCGGCTACGGACTCTCGCATCTCGACTTTAAACTGCCCGACGTCAGTGGCTTCGTTTATGTCATCGTCGGAACTATCGCCCTGTTAGCTCTGCAAATCGTCGCCGGTATCGTGATGACGCAGTTCGGTATCAGCACTGCAGAGCACAGCATCCAACAGCAGGCTAGCCAAGGCAATCCCGAAATTCTTCTCCTTCTGATTCCCGCAGCGTTGCTCATTATCGGTCCCGGCGAAGAACTGCTGTATCGAAACATCATCCAGAAATCGCTGTACGACACGTTTTCGAAACGCAATGCGGTCGTCATCGCCAGCGTGATTTTTGCGCTCGCACACATTCCGGCCTACGCGATGGGTTCGACACTGATGGGAACGGCGGCGACGCTCGTCATCATCTTCCTCCTCGCGTTACTTCTCGGTACTATCTACCTCAAAACAGGGAACGTCACGGTTCCAGCGCTCATTCACGGTTCGTACGACGCAGTTCTGTTCGGCTTGATGTATCTCCAGATAACTGGTCAGTTGTAA
- a CDS encoding NOB1 family endonuclease, with the protein MYVLDASAFINEYHTTEQTASIPMVQEELEGEHAFRFDAMEGSGMHIHLPRDDAVEKVRRAASETGDLDVLSMTDIRLIAATFELDGTLVTDDYAMQNVANRLDVAVDVIAQDGIEEQRNWSFQCSGCGREFDEDKDRCPICGSPLSRKNPS; encoded by the coding sequence ATGTACGTTCTAGACGCCTCAGCTTTTATCAACGAGTATCACACGACCGAACAGACAGCGTCCATTCCGATGGTACAAGAGGAGTTGGAGGGAGAACACGCCTTCCGATTCGACGCCATGGAAGGGTCGGGGATGCACATCCACCTGCCCCGCGACGACGCGGTCGAAAAAGTGCGCCGAGCCGCGAGCGAAACGGGCGATTTGGACGTCCTCTCGATGACCGACATTCGACTCATCGCGGCCACGTTCGAACTCGACGGCACGCTCGTTACCGACGATTACGCGATGCAGAACGTCGCTAACCGGCTGGACGTTGCTGTCGATGTCATCGCCCAAGACGGCATCGAAGAGCAGCGAAATTGGTCGTTCCAGTGTTCCGGCTGTGGTCGGGAGTTCGACGAGGACAAAGACCGCTGTCCAATCTGTGGCAGTCCGCTGTCCCGAAAGAATCCGTCATAA
- a CDS encoding PRC-barrel domain-containing protein, with protein MSDILAENLSGKAVMGSDGTELGMLYNITMNLKTGELSSLVVEPDEQIDPKTVDLELDEDGHFELPVNRVQAVKDYIVVQR; from the coding sequence ATGTCGGATATACTCGCCGAGAATCTCTCAGGGAAGGCCGTCATGGGTTCAGACGGCACCGAACTGGGGATGCTCTACAACATCACCATGAACTTGAAGACGGGGGAGCTGTCCAGCCTCGTCGTCGAACCCGATGAACAGATCGACCCGAAAACCGTTGACCTCGAACTCGACGAGGACGGGCATTTCGAACTGCCCGTCAACAGGGTACAAGCAGTGAAAGATTACATCGTAGTTCAGCGGTAA